acgcttttacttgattttttttttttttttaaatttgcctataaacattttatttaggaacggggcaaacttctcacgtatcaatgactgctatccgattcaagtattAAGCTAAATGGTAacgagcctcctttttatagcggaatCCGAACGGCGAGTCACCCTACATGCAATTAAATACTTGTTTAACTAACGTCGTTTTCACCAATCACATGTCATGATTCAATGCAAAATAGAATCtcaatgtaaaaaaattatcgaagcaatatcaatttgctaaaaatttttattttaattaaacaaaattttttgtgctgAGAAAATAAATTAGTTTCGCCCAAACGATCTAATTAAAGTAATTTACACTCAAATGCATTTTATGGTTggctacggaggccaccgtagcgcgaggttagcatgtccgcctatgacgctgaacgcctgggttcgaaacaaattttcagcggtggttttcccctcctaattctgccaacatttgtgaggtactatgccatgtaaaacttctctccaatgaggtgtcacactgcggcacgccgttcggactcggctataaaagtgaggccccatatcattgagcttaaacttgaatcggactgcactcattaatatgtgagaagtttgcccctgttccttagcggaatggttatgggcaaaaatttgcattttatcaaAAGTTTGGATTTGCCCGACTTTAGTCCATTGCAATTTGTTACAGATTCGTTCAATATAgactaaaaaaaggaaaaagaaactACTTTCAAATAAAGTTGAACTTCATATAGCGCTTAAGACATTTTTATCCGTTTTAAGTTAGTGCAGAACGGAggtcaccgtagagcagaggttagactcgaacatcagaaaaaaattttcagcgatgttATCCCCTCCTGATGTTGGCGAcatgtgtgaggtactatgccatgtgaaaatttctccccaaagaggtgtcgtactacggcgcgccgttcggacacggctatcaAGAGGAGGGCCCTTATAATTGAACTAAAAAtttgtcccagttccttagtggaatgttcataagaaaatttagatttttttatttaattttcagttAGTGTAGATCTAAAATATAATTACATCTAATGAACTTCGTTATGTTTTAACGTTAtataaatggaaataaattaTACTTTATTCCGTGCATATGATGAACAATCGTGAAAGATTTGAACTCAAATCAACACAATTGATGGAATGCAATATTCGAAATATTTACTGTGTGGTAATACTTCTGAACAAAATCTTGGCCAAATCTCGGCTTCTATTCCGTTCAGTTTTCACCAATGCTCATGAAATAATTCATTTGATAGTAGATGTATTGTTTATTCTCATATAAatcctttgttttattttattaatatttttcaaaCTTACACGTTGCTTatataaatttcatatatattaactattaaaataacaagtaagagcgtgctaggttcggcatggtcgaatcttatgtaccctccaccatagatcgcatttgtcgagttctttgcgtggtatctctttctaggcaaacaaagaatactgcataagaattgttatgctatcaagttatagtccgattcggaccataagtgaattgaatgttgaagaccatagtagaagtaattgggcaatatttcagtccttttggataaaaattgcgccttgtaggggatcaagagatataatggagagatcggtttatatgagagctgtatcaggctatagatcaacacgtatgttgaaggtcaggtagaagccgttgtaaaaaatttcagcaaaattggataagaattgcgccctctagatgcttaagaagatcccagatcagtttatatggcagctatatcagattatattccgatttgacccatatttatggtagttcttggaagtcataacaaaacacgtcacgcaaaatttcacccaaatcggttaattgcgtactctagatgctcaagaagtcaacacccaagatcggtttatatggcagccatatcaaaacatggaccgatttggcccatttacaatcccagccgacctacactaataagaagtatttgtgcaaaatttcaagcgtctagctttactccttcgttaagttagcctgctttcgacagacggacgggccttactagatcgacttaaaatgtcatgacaatcaagaatatgtatactttatggggtcttagacatatAGAGGTGTTGTAAACGAAATGACGAGGGAGGGGTATAAAAACGTTCACACTTTTAGTTTTCAAAGGCTTTGAAAAAATTCCCAAAGTCGCAAAGGAGTAAGCACCATATTTTCCCAGAAATTCCGTTACACCACATTCACAATATTTTATAGACTGTTGTAAGAGAAATGAAAGTGTTCAGTATAGATAcgtaaatttattttcaatctaATTCTTACCATCAAAGTTATTCGTCCTTTTGTAATTAGTACTATAAATCCTTTGTGTAACGCTTGCATTAAAATATTCCATTGCTGCATAAATTGTAGATcgcatttgaattttaaaagttCCTGCAAACAAAGTTATGTAAAGATCAGTAAAATAAcggaataatttttgttttttttttttaattgttaatgCTTACCCGAATTTCAGGCCGTGTCACGCTGTATGTTCGGCGTATTTTGAGCGGAAGCGAtgagaactattgggttgcccaaaaagtaattgcggatttttcatatagtcggcattgacaaattttttcacagcttgtgattgctgtaattgcattctttcttctgtcagttatcagctgttacttttagcttgctttagaaaaaaagtgtaaaaaaagtatatttgattaaagttcattctaagcgttattaaaaatgcatttactttcttttaaaaaatccgcaattactttttgggcaacccaataatttctgCTATAACACTGCAGCATATTAAATTTCTTCCTGTGGTTATATTCTGAGACGAGAATGGAAAACATTATTtgaacagaaagacgaaatggTATCACGACTCACCAAAGCTACCTTTGTAATTttacacttttaattttttttcttgctacCGCTCACGACATTTCATGGACAATGCATACATCAGGCTGAGCGCCGTGCGACACGGGAATGGTTTGCACGGTCTTCAACTGTTACCTGTGTGTGTGGCTGACGTCATTTCGTCGGCGGCACATGCTCTCAATGGTTCATGGCACAGGTAAATATAGGAAAATGTGAAAGGCGGATTTTCAACTTAAgtataatttaaacaaaattttatttgaaacttgTAACTGAataaaatttattcaataatACTCTGATTTGGGAAATTCTCAAACTATTTTGAACGAATATTTATTCAAACTGTAGAATATAGGTTTATAGCAAGCATTGAACTGAACATAACAACATGTTTATATAGGGTAAATAAAAACGTTGTTTGCTATGGGAATATTTAACTTGTTGAGAAGAAACTTGGTTAAGTAAAATTAAATCCCAAACCCaagtttattattattatttgccaCTAATTGCAGATAAGTAAAACTTACTAAAAATGTGCAATTTTTCCttgtattttctgactattgcaatacgaggcttaaataagagggtttttaaggtGAAACACgagtccgatatatattttcaaaggcaactcactgagtggccgcccatcccccaaaacaccccccaagccggtcatgtctgccgactatggaaatatggggctcaaattaaaggtatgtgggagtagaccacgtatctgatatcaacattaggggccaactgtctagcggacgtcccaccaccgtaacaacccccaaataggacgtatttgctcaccaagacaatttgggtcttaaagagagtggaactaaatattcatagtttttagggccaataccccaaaccggacatatttgctgacttttgcaataaggagtttaaaagggattagaaaacgaatttgatatccaattttgagggcaatggcaatatggggtttaaataaatgatatatagatatatgagaatagagcacgttgctcatatattttcagggctaagaatttgggggaccaccccactccccaaaacacccctaaatcggacatatttaccgaccatgtcaatgtggagtttaaatgaaggAAATTAGGGGGTAAAGCaataattgatacccatttcggggaccaattttctgggggtctacccctttcccaaaataccccaccaacagcaattttttagtgaccatcgcaatatggggctaaaataaaggtttttgggagtagaatacgaatttgatatccaaatgtaggaccatgtatttagggcatcacccctttcccaaaacacccccaaagggaaaaaattttgcgaccatgccaatatatggctaaaatgaaaggtatttgagattaaaaaacgaatttgataacatattttggggccatgtgtttgagggacgcttcatcctgtaaactcctcttaagccaattgcaatatggggtttaaataaacggtatttgagagaagagcacgatgctgacatttcttcagggccaagtgcctgggggaccacctctctcccgaaaacaccactaaatcagacatcattagAATATCAGGCTAAAATgaggtattttaagaatggagtacacctaacattcaaacttaaattcgtagactaataaagatcatatgggattcagataaaggcacatatagtgttaaactattagtcaagcgatatactatttttgtagcatggtatttttcTAAAcgatttttaattgtcgaaaataaatattctaaataaacttttgtcccatataaagtaaaagaatgcgcagcggagcgggcccgggtcagctaattATGATATAAAAGTACGTTTTTCCAATAAAGATCTTACAGAGATATTTTAGACAGTTCTGCatccatatacatatacatacagcTTGTATATATAAGCCCCGCAAACATTTTCGATGGCCAAACAATCTTCCGCTAATCTTCTAAATGGAGGTTGTGATAGCGGATAAACTCGTCTAAGAATCATAGACGATTACCCCGTGGTGAGGAGTTGTTTCCTCGCGTGGAAGAGTTGCGCATTACTCGCCTGGACGACTATCAAATAAgtgttttgaaatatttaataaatattgttCTAAAAGAGTTGCGCATTAATCGCTTGGAAGATCTAAAAATGCATATCAACATAAGTTGTTCGTCGAAAACTTAACAACTACGAAAAACTTAAATAATTAATTGTATTAGTCGTCATATTCGTCATACCAAGTACCAATCATCACATAAGCTAGTTGAGAATTCGGTTTAGTGGTGCGAAAATATTCcacttaaaacaaaacatcgaataacaCAATTAAATACCAGTCCTAAACGCGCCAGGTATTACAATAAAAACAATCGCGGAAAGTTAGCTTAGGCGAGTA
The Stomoxys calcitrans chromosome 3, idStoCalc2.1, whole genome shotgun sequence genome window above contains:
- the LOC106081141 gene encoding uncharacterized protein LOC106081141, which encodes MCRRRNDVSHTHSVTRPEIRELLKFKCDLQFMQQWNILMQALHKGFIVLITKGRITLMSIKYCECGVTEFLGKYGAYSFATLGIFSKPLKTKSVNVFIPLPRHFVYNTSICLRPHKVYIFLIVMTF